ATCACAGACGACTAGTACACAATCAGTGACTAATAAAACAAGTGATGTGGCTCCCGTGCAACAAAAACAAATGAGTACCGATCAAGTCAATACCAAGATAGACAGTACGGTTAAGGAGCTAAATCAGCATATGGACGCGCTTAATACCAATGTCACATTTGGATATAATGACAAAATCAACAGCATGTTTGTTGATGTTATGGAAAAAAGTACCGGTAAACTGATTAGAAAAATACCATCCGAAGAAGCCATGCATCTTTCTGAAAAAATGAAAGAAATTGTTGGTATGATATTTGACAAAAAAGGATAAACAATGGCAACATCTTCATTGAGTTCTCTTGGAATTGGAAGTAGTGGTGTCCTTAGTAGTGATGTACTCGATCAATTACGATCTGTTGATGAGAAAGCCATCATTACACCTATAACAGACAAAATTACTGCCAATCAAACAAAAACAACTGATTTAGCAAAATTGACGACATTAGTAGCCACACTCAAATCAAATACGAGTGCCTTAGCATCAGAATCAACATATTTTAAAAATACTGTCACAACATCATCAGACAATGCTACCGTCACAGCAGAAGATGGCGTATCTGCACAAGATTTTTCACTCAATGTAACAAAAATTGCAAAACCAGACATCTACCAAAGCGACTCTTTTAGCAGCGAAAACAGCACCTTTACCAGCGCCGATGACACCCTTAATTTTAATATTGATGGAAAAGATTATAGTGTGGATGTCACCGCTAGTATGACTATTAATGATTTAAAAAATAAAATTTATGATGCAACCGATGGAAAAATTATTGCCTCCACCCTCAATGTTGGAGGAGATACTCCTTACAGATTGACATTTAAATCAGCCAATACCGGAACAGACAATGCCATCACCATCACCTCTACGGGTTCGGCTGCATCAGATTTAGGTTTAGACACTGCTGCAAATCATATTCAAACAGCCACTAATGCAGAGTTTACTTACAATAACATCAATATCACGCGACAAACAAATACCGTAGATGATCTTATCGTAGGAGTCACTATCAATATCAATCATACGGGAGAATCAAATGTCTCCATTACACAAGATACTGATTCAATTGTTAGTAATATTAGTGATTTTGTAGACAATTACAACACATTAATCAGTAGCCTAACAAGTAGTACAGGCTATGATTCTTCTACTCAAACCGCAGGCGTTTTTCAAGGGACCAGTGAAATTAGAGATTTAAAATCTGCATTAAGTAGACAACTTTTTGAAGTCAATTCTGATGGTAAAAGTTTGTCCGATTATGGCGTCACCCTCAATAGTGCTGGCACCTTAGAGTTTGATCAAACCGCACTAGAAGATAAAATAAAAGAAAACAGTTCTGATGTTGAAGATTTCTTTAGAGGCACAGGCACAAGCGGTACGGGATATTTTACTGATTTCAATTCATTATTAGACACCTATACCAATACATCAACAGGTATCTTAACCGGCCTGGATACTCAATATTCAACACAAGCAACATCGCTGAGTGAAGAGAAAGAAAAAGCCACCGCATCACTCGATAGTAAATATGATGCACTGACCTCAAAATTTATTGCTTATGATGCCGTCATTTCAAATCTCAACTCATCATTTCAGTCATTAAGTATGCAAATTGATGCATTATCAAATAATAGTTCAAGTACAAGTAGTTAGAAAGGAAACATTATGAGTCAAAACGCCGCATACGCTGCATATTCACAAAATAATCTCGCCATAGAGTCACCTGAAAAGTTAATCACTATGCTTTATGAGGGGATTTTAAAATTTGCTTCTCATGCTAAACGTGCCATCGAACATCACGATTTAGAAAAAAAATCCTACTGGATTAATAGAAGTGTGGCGATTTATATAGAATTGCTCAATGCTTTGGACTACAAAGAGGGCAATGTCGCGCATTATCTGAGTGGTCTTTATGTGCATCAAATCAAAATGCTCTCAGAAGCTAATATCGAAAATGATACGAATAAAATCGATACAGTGTTACACGTCACCAAAGAGTTACTAGCTGCATGGGAGGAAGAGACGAGATATGCCATGGCTCAATAAACTGAAAATTGCTGTCATTGAAGAAAATATAGAAAATATTAATGCACTCACAACCACCATTCCAAACTTTGACAGCTTAGATAAAGCCCAAGAGGCTTTATCCCTTCTTCAAACTGCAATCTCACTTGTTAAGAGAGAACAACATAAGATTGCCCTCAATATGGATAAAATCCGAAAAACAAAAGAATACTTAAAAAATTAATATTGCTAACAAAAGTATATTTTTTATTTTGAAAAATATGCTAAAATTGGAACATATAAAAAATAAAAAACAATCAAAGGAATATTGATGAATTACAGGTATATTGGGAAAAGTGGCTTGAGAGTGAGTCCAATTTGTCTTGGAACGATGACATTTGGTAGCTTTTGTGATAAAAAAGAATCTTTTAAAATCATGGATAAAGCTTATGAGCGAGGTATTAACTTTTTTGATACAGCAGAGCTCTATCCAGTGCCTGCTTCTAGCAAATACAATGGTCGCACTGAAGAATTTATCGGTGAATGGATGAAAGACAAACCCAGAGACTCGATTATCCTCGCATCAAAAGTAGCAGGAGCATCCAATGGATGGTTTGTACCACCAATCCGCCATGGTCTCACTGCTGTTGATCGATTTCATATTACCAAAGCATTAGATGAGAGTCTCAAACGATTACAAACAGATTATCTAGACCTCTACCAAGTTCATTGGCCGGATATGACGGTACCAATAGAAGAGACGTTAGAAGTTTTAGACGAATTTGTAAAAGCAGGAAAAATACGCTATATCGGAACGTCTAACGACACCGCTTATGGCCTAACAAAAGCGAATGAAGTGGCAAAATTCAAAAATTTAGCACGCTATCAATCTATCCAAAATAACTTTTCAATTCTCAATCAAAGATTTTTAGATGAGTTAGCGCAAGTCTGTCAAAAAGAATCCATCTCTTTATTGCCATATTCTCCATTAGCAGGGGGCGTTTTAACAGGAAAATATAATCAAAAATTTATGCCTCAAGACGCACGATTTGCAAAATACCTCAACAATCCAAATCCACGCGTTCAAGCACAAGCTGCACGATTTGTCAATGATAAAACCTTGGCTTCGGTAGAAAAATATCTACAAATAGCCAAAGAATTCGACGTCAATCTTACCACACTAGCCACAGCATGGAGTATGCATTTTGATTTTATTGCCTCTACGATTATTGGGGTTACGGATGAGACACAACTTGATGTTATTTTCGATGCCTTTGATTATACAATTTCACCAGAATTGATGCAAAAGCTCGATGCTGTTCATAAGGAAATTTTGTATCCAATGGGTTAGCGGTACATCTTCCAATTTG
This genomic window from Sulfurospirillum sp. 1612 contains:
- the fliD gene encoding flagellar filament capping protein FliD, which encodes MATSSLSSLGIGSSGVLSSDVLDQLRSVDEKAIITPITDKITANQTKTTDLAKLTTLVATLKSNTSALASESTYFKNTVTTSSDNATVTAEDGVSAQDFSLNVTKIAKPDIYQSDSFSSENSTFTSADDTLNFNIDGKDYSVDVTASMTINDLKNKIYDATDGKIIASTLNVGGDTPYRLTFKSANTGTDNAITITSTGSAASDLGLDTAANHIQTATNAEFTYNNINITRQTNTVDDLIVGVTININHTGESNVSITQDTDSIVSNISDFVDNYNTLISSLTSSTGYDSSTQTAGVFQGTSEIRDLKSALSRQLFEVNSDGKSLSDYGVTLNSAGTLEFDQTALEDKIKENSSDVEDFFRGTGTSGTGYFTDFNSLLDTYTNTSTGILTGLDTQYSTQATSLSEEKEKATASLDSKYDALTSKFIAYDAVISNLNSSFQSLSMQIDALSNNSSSTSS
- a CDS encoding FlaG family protein; the protein is MDIFNVASKPVSQTASQTTSTQSVTNKTSDVAPVQQKQMSTDQVNTKIDSTVKELNQHMDALNTNVTFGYNDKINSMFVDVMEKSTGKLIRKIPSEEAMHLSEKMKEIVGMIFDKKG
- the fliS gene encoding flagellar export chaperone FliS; the protein is MSQNAAYAAYSQNNLAIESPEKLITMLYEGILKFASHAKRAIEHHDLEKKSYWINRSVAIYIELLNALDYKEGNVAHYLSGLYVHQIKMLSEANIENDTNKIDTVLHVTKELLAAWEEETRYAMAQ
- a CDS encoding aldo/keto reductase, whose translation is MNYRYIGKSGLRVSPICLGTMTFGSFCDKKESFKIMDKAYERGINFFDTAELYPVPASSKYNGRTEEFIGEWMKDKPRDSIILASKVAGASNGWFVPPIRHGLTAVDRFHITKALDESLKRLQTDYLDLYQVHWPDMTVPIEETLEVLDEFVKAGKIRYIGTSNDTAYGLTKANEVAKFKNLARYQSIQNNFSILNQRFLDELAQVCQKESISLLPYSPLAGGVLTGKYNQKFMPQDARFAKYLNNPNPRVQAQAARFVNDKTLASVEKYLQIAKEFDVNLTTLATAWSMHFDFIASTIIGVTDETQLDVIFDAFDYTISPELMQKLDAVHKEILYPMG